Proteins from one Roseofilum reptotaenium CS-1145 genomic window:
- a CDS encoding DEAD/DEAH box helicase — translation MNSSPSSTDLDPKRLFSFELDDFQHQAIAALNADKSVVVCAPTGSGKTLIGEYAIYRALSRGRRVFYTTPLKALSNQKLRDFSQVFGAENVGLVTGDLSLNREAPVVIMTTEVFRNMLYGTPIGQIGTSIQGVEAVVLDECHYMNDRQRGTVWEESIIYCPPHIQLVALSATVANSDQLTAWLSEVHGPTELIYSDFRPVPLQYNFCNLKGIFPLLNKKGNGINRLLLNTKARGKKPPKVKPKDQVPHLLSVVSQLNERDMLPAIYFIFSRKGCDRAVADTVGLSLLSSEEKRQVAAHLELVLHEHPEAIRRSQVECLYRGVASHHAGLLPAWKSLVEELFQQGLIKVVFATETLAAGINMPARTTIISSLSKRTDQGHRLLNPSEFLQMAGRAGRRGMDEIGHLVVVETRFEGAKEAGYLATAGADPLVSQFTPSYGMVLNLLQTHSLEEAKQLIERSFGQYMANLTLIPQQQAIAALQVEEKQIHSQLASYGNLETLQELAASYKKLQERLREAKRLLKTLQNQAERARTKDLAAAIDFAVQGTLLSLKGKYITVPQAISAILVRKVPGSGQAPYLVCLGADNRWMVATYGDVVGLYGDIPRFKVVDGWELPPELGLKPGECRSSGPETSATANQIPQLEPTLAAPEVDDQLLQVEEITNGLMEHLVHQWPERGRILKQISRAARLETEIGDRLSKFQRLKSRYWEEFLNLIAILQAFNALNPNLVPTPLGESAATLRGENELWLGIALTSEAFAHLEPHHLAAACAALVTETPRPDSWVNYNTSQPVIESLLELQGMRRQLFQQQRRYDVALPIWLEYELIALVEQWAQEQDWAELCEQTSLDEGDIVRLLRRTLDLLSQIPHIPHVSGTLKDNAIWAMKLLNRFPVNETVNN, via the coding sequence GTGAATAGTTCTCCTTCCTCTACTGACCTTGACCCGAAACGCTTGTTTTCATTTGAACTTGATGACTTCCAACATCAGGCGATCGCTGCATTGAACGCTGATAAGTCCGTCGTGGTATGCGCTCCCACGGGATCGGGTAAAACCTTAATCGGAGAATACGCCATTTATCGCGCCTTGTCACGGGGGAGGAGAGTCTTCTATACCACTCCCCTGAAAGCGCTCTCGAATCAGAAATTGCGTGATTTCAGTCAAGTGTTTGGCGCGGAAAATGTTGGATTAGTTACGGGTGATTTGTCCCTTAATCGGGAAGCGCCAGTGGTAATCATGACGACGGAAGTATTTCGCAATATGCTCTACGGAACGCCTATCGGTCAAATTGGTACATCGATCCAAGGGGTAGAGGCGGTGGTTTTGGATGAATGCCACTATATGAACGATCGCCAACGGGGAACGGTTTGGGAAGAGTCGATTATTTACTGTCCTCCCCATATTCAACTGGTGGCACTCTCGGCAACAGTAGCCAACAGCGACCAGCTCACAGCCTGGCTTTCAGAAGTTCATGGCCCCACAGAACTGATTTACTCGGACTTCCGTCCGGTTCCCCTGCAATATAACTTTTGCAACCTGAAAGGCATCTTTCCCCTACTGAATAAGAAAGGGAATGGCATTAACCGGTTATTGCTCAATACCAAAGCTAGGGGCAAAAAACCTCCCAAGGTGAAACCCAAGGATCAAGTGCCCCACCTGTTATCCGTGGTTTCCCAACTGAATGAGCGAGATATGCTACCAGCGATTTACTTTATTTTTTCCCGTAAAGGATGCGATCGCGCTGTGGCTGATACGGTGGGACTCTCTCTGCTCTCCTCGGAAGAAAAACGGCAAGTGGCTGCCCACCTAGAACTGGTGCTGCATGAGCATCCTGAAGCCATTCGCCGCTCCCAAGTGGAATGTCTCTATCGGGGGGTTGCCTCTCACCATGCGGGCTTATTACCGGCTTGGAAATCCCTAGTCGAAGAACTGTTTCAACAGGGATTAATTAAGGTTGTGTTTGCTACGGAAACCCTGGCAGCCGGGATTAACATGCCTGCCCGAACCACCATCATTTCCAGTTTATCGAAACGCACGGATCAGGGCCATCGTCTGCTCAACCCCAGTGAATTTCTGCAAATGGCGGGACGCGCAGGACGTAGGGGAATGGATGAAATCGGTCATTTAGTGGTGGTGGAAACCCGGTTTGAGGGGGCAAAAGAAGCGGGGTATTTAGCGACAGCAGGAGCCGATCCCTTAGTGAGTCAGTTTACTCCCAGTTATGGGATGGTGTTGAACCTGCTGCAAACCCATAGCTTGGAGGAAGCCAAACAACTGATCGAACGCAGTTTTGGTCAGTATATGGCCAATTTAACCTTAATTCCCCAACAGCAGGCGATCGCCGCATTGCAAGTAGAAGAAAAGCAAATTCACTCCCAACTGGCTTCCTATGGCAACCTCGAAACCCTCCAGGAGTTGGCTGCCAGTTATAAGAAGCTGCAAGAGCGACTGCGGGAAGCCAAGCGACTGTTGAAAACCTTGCAAAACCAAGCGGAACGGGCGCGAACTAAGGATTTAGCGGCCGCGATCGATTTTGCCGTCCAGGGAACACTGCTCAGTCTCAAAGGCAAGTATATTACCGTTCCTCAAGCCATTTCCGCCATTTTGGTCAGAAAAGTCCCCGGCAGCGGCCAAGCCCCTTATTTGGTCTGTTTGGGGGCGGATAATCGCTGGATGGTGGCGACCTATGGGGATGTGGTGGGGTTATATGGGGATATTCCCCGGTTTAAGGTCGTGGATGGTTGGGAACTGCCCCCAGAGTTAGGATTAAAACCAGGAGAATGTCGCAGTAGTGGCCCAGAAACGAGCGCCACAGCGAACCAAATTCCCCAGTTAGAACCCACATTAGCCGCTCCAGAGGTGGACGATCAACTCTTGCAAGTTGAGGAAATCACGAACGGGTTAATGGAGCATCTGGTACATCAGTGGCCGGAACGGGGTCGGATTCTCAAGCAGATTTCTCGTGCTGCTAGACTAGAGACAGAAATTGGCGATCGCCTCAGCAAATTTCAGCGTCTTAAATCTCGATATTGGGAAGAGTTTCTCAATTTAATTGCCATTCTGCAAGCCTTTAACGCTCTCAATCCTAACCTGGTTCCCACACCTCTCGGTGAATCTGCGGCTACCCTGCGGGGCGAAAATGAGTTATGGCTCGGTATCGCCTTAACCTCTGAAGCCTTTGCCCACCTAGAACCCCATCATTTAGCCGCCGCCTGCGCTGCCCTCGTAACCGAAACACCCCGTCCAGATAGTTGGGTGAACTATAATACCTCTCAACCCGTGATTGAAAGCCTGTTAGAACTCCAAGGAATGCGTCGCCAACTCTTCCAGCAACAACGGCGTTATGATGTAGCCCTGCCCATTTGGTTAGAGTACGAATTAATCGCTTTAGTCGAACAATGGGCCCAAGAACAGGATTGGGCAGAACTCTGTGAACAGACGAGTTTGGATGAAGGAGATATTGTGCGCTTGTTGCGACGAACCTTAGATTTATTATCCCAAATTCCCCATATTCCCCATGTTTCCGGTACATTGAAAGATAATGCGATTTGGGCGATGAAATTGCTCAACCGTTTCCCCGTCAATGAAACAGTTAACAATTAA
- a CDS encoding DUF4258 domain-containing protein has protein sequence MQIVWTKHAEERQQQWSERFGITREEVEAVVTNPQQIILEDDVLVAQVKRGNGLLRVPFVEIGKTKRILTLYWTNQIKRYWQENSHES, from the coding sequence ATGCAGATTGTTTGGACAAAACACGCTGAGGAAAGGCAGCAACAATGGAGCGAGCGTTTCGGAATTACCAGAGAAGAAGTTGAAGCGGTTGTCACTAATCCTCAACAGATTATTTTGGAAGACGATGTTTTGGTGGCTCAAGTTAAACGAGGCAATGGTCTTCTGAGAGTGCCATTTGTTGAAATTGGCAAAACCAAGCGAATCTTAACCCTGTACTGGACTAATCAAATCAAGCGATATTGGCAGGAGAATTCCCATGAAAGTTAA
- a CDS encoding DUF2283 domain-containing protein: MKVKYNAEADILMFILRDGFPINAISEPGGVIVSYDENDEPLSIEVLNASKRKMFNPQDLMLTIAT; this comes from the coding sequence ATGAAAGTTAAATACAATGCGGAAGCAGACATTTTAATGTTTATCTTACGCGATGGGTTTCCCATTAATGCTATCTCCGAACCTGGAGGCGTTATTGTTAGTTATGACGAAAATGATGAACCCCTTAGCATTGAAGTTCTCAATGCATCTAAACGCAAAATGTTTAATCCTCAAGACCTTATGCTAACGATCGCCACTTGA
- the trpB gene encoding tryptophan synthase subunit beta has translation MTTTPTHPAQTIASVPDLLGRFGQFGGKYVPETLMPALAELEQAYAHYRHNPEFQAELQGLLRDYVGRPSPLYFAERLTAHYRKPDGTGPQIYLKREDLNHTGAHKINNALAQVLLAKRMGKQRIIAETGAGQHGVATATVCARFGLNCVIYMGVHDMERQKLNVFRMRLLGAEVCPVEAGTGTLKDATSEAIRDWVTNVETTHYILGSVAGPHPYPMMVRDFHTIIGEETRAQAWEKWGGLPDILLACVGGGSNAMGLFYEFVKESSVRLIGVEAAGEGVNTDKHAATLTQGQVGVLHGAMSYLLQDEDGQVIEAHSISAGLDYPGVGPEHSYLKQTERAEYYSVTDREAVAAFERLSKLEGIIPALETSHAIAYLETLCPQLEGNPRMVINCSGRGDKDVQTVAKYLG, from the coding sequence GTGACTACAACTCCAACCCATCCAGCTCAAACGATTGCCTCCGTCCCCGATCTCCTCGGCCGTTTTGGTCAGTTTGGCGGCAAATACGTCCCAGAAACCCTCATGCCTGCCCTAGCCGAACTAGAGCAAGCCTACGCTCATTATCGCCACAACCCTGAATTTCAAGCCGAACTCCAAGGCCTACTCCGTGATTATGTCGGTCGTCCCAGTCCCCTGTACTTCGCCGAACGACTCACCGCACACTACCGTAAACCCGATGGTACTGGGCCCCAAATCTATCTCAAACGAGAAGACCTCAACCATACCGGCGCTCATAAAATCAATAATGCCCTAGCTCAAGTTCTCCTGGCCAAGCGTATGGGTAAACAGCGTATTATTGCTGAAACCGGAGCCGGACAACATGGAGTCGCCACTGCCACGGTTTGCGCCCGCTTTGGTCTAAACTGCGTGATTTATATGGGCGTTCACGATATGGAGCGCCAAAAACTCAATGTCTTTCGGATGCGACTACTGGGAGCTGAAGTTTGCCCCGTAGAAGCGGGAACCGGAACCCTCAAAGATGCTACCTCAGAAGCCATTCGCGACTGGGTAACGAATGTGGAAACAACTCACTACATCTTAGGTTCAGTTGCCGGGCCCCATCCTTACCCTATGATGGTGAGAGACTTTCATACCATTATTGGTGAAGAAACCCGCGCCCAAGCTTGGGAAAAATGGGGCGGACTACCCGATATTCTTTTAGCTTGTGTTGGTGGTGGATCGAATGCCATGGGACTCTTTTATGAGTTTGTTAAGGAAAGTTCTGTGCGCCTCATTGGTGTGGAAGCAGCCGGAGAAGGGGTGAATACGGATAAGCACGCGGCAACCCTCACCCAAGGCCAAGTGGGTGTGTTACACGGAGCGATGAGCTATCTGCTCCAAGATGAAGATGGTCAGGTGATTGAAGCCCATTCGATTAGTGCTGGCTTAGATTATCCCGGAGTTGGCCCAGAGCATAGCTATTTGAAGCAAACGGAACGGGCTGAGTACTATAGCGTGACAGATCGCGAGGCGGTGGCTGCCTTTGAGCGCTTATCGAAATTAGAAGGTATTATTCCTGCTCTAGAAACGTCTCATGCGATCGCCTATTTAGAAACCCTCTGTCCCCAACTCGAAGGCAATCCTCGCATGGTTATCAACTGTTCCGGGCGGGGTGACAAAGACGTGCAAACCGTGGCTAAATATTTGGGTTAA
- a CDS encoding DUF4926 domain-containing protein: protein MNLEHYQEIFLLQDVPEYGIYQGDITTLIDFIPHSGSGETGCILDTFNAVGESI, encoded by the coding sequence ATGAATTTAGAACATTATCAAGAAATTTTCTTACTCCAAGATGTTCCAGAATATGGAATTTATCAAGGAGATATCACCACCCTGATCGATTTTATTCCCCACTCCGGCAGTGGTGAAACCGGTTGCATCCTAGACACGTTCAATGCAGTTGGTGAATCGATCTAA